One Coregonus clupeaformis isolate EN_2021a chromosome 21, ASM2061545v1, whole genome shotgun sequence DNA window includes the following coding sequences:
- the LOC121534775 gene encoding regulator of G-protein signaling 21-like, with protein MDLNALFKGRFCCFLKDPLEEAETWGESVDKLLCCKSGQAAFRQFLKSEYSEENMLFWLACEDYKKIKSLPEMISSANRIYSEFVECEAPRQINIDCGTRENITKNISQPSLTSFDAAQKLIYSLMARDCYPRFLKSDIYQDLLRRADAR; from the exons ATGGATCTCAACGCTCTTTTCAAGGGTAGATTTTGTTGCTTTCTCAAGGACCCACTTGAAGAGGCTGAGACTTGGGGAGAGTCTGTGGACAAACTCCTGTGTTGTAAAT CTGGGCAGGCAGCTTTCAGACAATTCCTGAAGTCAGAGTATAGCGAGGAGAATATGCTGTTTTGGCTGGCCTGTGAGGACTACAAGAAGATCAAGTCTCTTCCAGAGATGATCTCCTCTGCAAACAGGATCTACTCCGAGTTTGTGGAATGTGAAGCACCCAGACAG ATCAACATTGATTGTGGAACCAGAGAAAATATCACCAAGAACATCTCCCAGCCAAGCCTGACTTCCTTTGACGCGGCACAGAAGCTGATCTACAGTCTGATGGCCAGGGATTGTTACCCACGATTCCTCAAGTCAGACATCTACCAGGATTTGCTGAGGAGAGCAGATGCAAGGTGA
- the LOC121534961 gene encoding regulator of G-protein signaling 21 has translation MLILVTSPSRELHPLNIDMEDNRRKQTKGSDLRSRLQRRPSHAPNAERLSPEEIILWSQSLERLLASKYGMATFQAFLKSEFSDENIEFWLICEDYKKIKSSFRLSSRAKKIYKTYIEAEAPKEINIDHKTRDLIAQNVKTPSTVCFDEAQRIVYSLMEKDSYPRFLRSNIYRTLLDSASDYVKM, from the exons ATGCTTATCTTAGTCACATCACCATCAAGGGAACTGCATCCACTCAACATTGACATGGAGGACAACAGAAGAAAGCAGACAAA AGGAAGCGACTTGAGGTCCCGACTACAACGCAGACCTTCCCATGCCCCCAACGCTGAACG ACTTAGTCCTGAGGAAATTATCCTGTGGTCCCAGTCTTTGGAGAGACTTCTCGCATCAAAAT ATGGCATGGCAACATTTCAGGCCTTTCTGAAATCGGAGTTCAGCGATGAGAACATTGAATTCTGGCTGATCTGTGAAGACTACAAGAAGATCAAGTCCTCCTTCAGGCTGTCCTCCAGGGCCAAGAAGATCTACAAGACATACATTGAAGCTGAGGCTCCAAAAGAG ATCAACATTGACCACAAGACCAGAGATCTCATCGCGCAGAATGTGAAGACACCCTCCACAGTTTGCTTTGACGAGGCCCAGAGGATTGTGTACAGCCTGATGGAGAAAGATTCCTACCCCAGGTTCCTCAGATCCAACATCTACAGGACCCTACTGGACTCCGCATCAGACTATGTGAAGATGTGA